The following coding sequences are from one Verrucosispora sp. WMMD573 window:
- a CDS encoding ABC transporter ATP-binding protein, which produces MHQPLLSFAGVSVRHELPQHGDDVVHYGLPSPSAVSFGVWPGEAVLLLGPSGCGKSTLTLTSNGLIPNVVAARVAGAVRAAGRPVADHPVPTFAADVAMVFQDPDAQVVMATVLDEVCFGPENLRLPADEVLVRAEEALRAVGLWERRDDDPSQLSGGGRQRLAIACALALRAPLLVLDEPTANLDPVGVEEVHALLRRIVATGERAVLLVEHNLDTAVELVDRVVVLDDKGRLILDGPVRQVLTEHADRLIRLGVWLPQATLAALRLRRAGIELEPLPLTPTELGAALDAYPVLPAPPSAVADPVAPASRDEVAVEVSRLTVRRGRAAVLHEIDLAISAGELVAVVGPNGAGKTTLAQAIAGVTRPPRGTVRVAGVDPARVDGRTLAGLVGFVFQNPEHQFVTARVDDELAHGLRIRRVAEDEMASRVDDVLSRFGLLELRDRHPFLLSGGQKRRLSVATAIICRPRVLVLDEPTFGQDRQRAAELLELLTDLHRTGTTVVMVTHDMHLVAEHASRVVALVDGRVLADAPPAELFADAGLLTRAGLRPPPLARATGALVCHESWRAVTRLADLPTGAAGVAA; this is translated from the coding sequence GTGCATCAGCCTCTTCTCTCGTTCGCGGGCGTCTCCGTACGCCACGAGTTGCCGCAGCACGGCGACGACGTGGTCCACTACGGGCTGCCCAGCCCGAGTGCGGTCTCGTTCGGGGTGTGGCCGGGCGAGGCGGTGCTGCTACTGGGTCCTTCGGGATGCGGCAAGTCGACCTTGACCCTGACCAGCAACGGGCTGATTCCGAACGTGGTGGCCGCCCGGGTGGCGGGCGCCGTGCGCGCCGCCGGTCGGCCGGTCGCCGACCATCCGGTGCCGACTTTCGCCGCGGACGTCGCCATGGTCTTCCAGGATCCGGACGCCCAGGTGGTGATGGCGACGGTGCTCGACGAGGTCTGCTTCGGGCCGGAGAACCTGCGTCTGCCCGCCGACGAGGTGCTCGTACGGGCCGAGGAGGCGTTGCGGGCGGTCGGGCTGTGGGAGCGGCGCGACGACGATCCGAGTCAGCTGTCCGGTGGTGGCCGGCAACGGCTGGCCATTGCCTGCGCGCTGGCGCTGCGGGCGCCGTTGCTGGTCCTGGACGAGCCCACCGCCAATCTCGACCCGGTCGGCGTCGAGGAGGTGCACGCTCTGCTGCGGCGGATCGTCGCGACCGGCGAACGCGCCGTCCTGCTGGTCGAGCACAACCTGGACACCGCCGTCGAACTGGTCGACCGGGTGGTCGTGCTCGACGACAAGGGTCGGCTGATTCTGGACGGACCGGTTCGGCAGGTGCTCACCGAGCACGCCGACCGGCTGATCCGGCTCGGGGTCTGGCTGCCACAGGCGACACTGGCGGCGCTCCGGCTGCGCCGAGCCGGCATCGAGCTGGAACCGCTGCCGCTGACCCCGACCGAGTTGGGCGCCGCACTCGACGCCTACCCGGTCCTGCCGGCACCGCCGTCGGCTGTGGCCGACCCGGTCGCGCCCGCAAGTCGGGATGAGGTGGCAGTCGAGGTGTCCCGCCTGACGGTCAGGCGTGGACGGGCTGCCGTGCTGCACGAGATCGACCTCGCCATTTCCGCAGGCGAACTGGTCGCCGTGGTGGGTCCGAACGGTGCCGGCAAGACCACCCTGGCCCAGGCCATCGCGGGCGTGACCCGGCCGCCCCGCGGCACCGTTCGGGTGGCCGGCGTCGATCCGGCCCGGGTCGACGGCCGGACCCTGGCCGGGCTGGTCGGATTCGTCTTCCAGAATCCGGAGCATCAGTTCGTCACCGCTCGGGTCGACGACGAACTGGCCCACGGGCTGCGGATCCGTCGGGTGGCCGAGGACGAGATGGCGAGCCGGGTCGACGACGTACTGAGCCGGTTCGGCCTCCTGGAACTCCGCGACCGGCACCCGTTCCTGCTCTCCGGCGGCCAGAAGCGACGACTCTCGGTCGCGACCGCGATCATCTGCCGTCCGCGGGTGCTGGTGCTCGACGAACCCACCTTCGGTCAGGACCGGCAGCGGGCCGCGGAACTGCTCGAACTCCTCACCGACCTGCACCGTACCGGCACCACCGTGGTCATGGTGACCCACGACATGCACCTGGTCGCCGAGCACGCGAGCCGCGTCGTGGCACTCGTCGACGGGCGGGTGCTCGCCGACGCGCCGCCGGCTGAGCTGTTCGCCGACGCCGGGTTGCTGACCCGGGCAGGTCTTCGTCCGCCTCCGCTGGCCCGCGCCACCGGTGCCCTGGTGTGTCATGAGTCGTGGCGCGCGGTCACCCGGCTGGCCGACCTGCCGACCGGCGCGGCGGGGGTGGC